In Woeseia oceani, one DNA window encodes the following:
- a CDS encoding ECF-type sigma factor: MNQRTDITLLLNQWVAGDQAALSSVTPLVYDELKKMAQRIFARESAAHTLQPTALVNEAYEKLIGVNAEWQDRAHFYALAARMMRRLLVNHANSRRAQKRGGDALKVTLHEELHAGQSPDEDLLELDAALAELANNDERKSLVLELHYFGGLTHEQTAIALNVSESTVRRELRVAKIWLKKALSSDAESE, translated from the coding sequence GTGAATCAGCGCACTGACATTACGTTACTTCTCAACCAGTGGGTCGCGGGCGATCAGGCCGCGCTGTCATCGGTTACGCCGTTGGTCTATGACGAGCTGAAGAAGATGGCGCAGCGAATATTTGCCCGTGAATCGGCCGCCCACACACTGCAGCCAACCGCGCTGGTCAATGAAGCCTACGAGAAACTCATCGGTGTCAATGCCGAGTGGCAGGACCGCGCACATTTTTACGCGTTAGCCGCACGCATGATGCGTCGTCTGCTGGTCAATCACGCGAACAGCCGGCGTGCACAAAAACGGGGCGGCGATGCACTGAAGGTGACCTTGCACGAAGAGCTGCATGCCGGGCAGTCACCGGACGAAGATTTGCTTGAGCTGGACGCGGCGCTCGCCGAGTTGGCCAACAACGATGAGCGAAAGAGCTTGGTGCTGGAACTGCACTACTTTGGCGGTTTGACCCACGAACAGACGGCCATTGCCCTGAACGTCTCGGAGTCAACTGTGCGCCGCGAGCTGCGGGTCGCAAAAATCTGGTTGAAGAAAGCGCTGAGTTCGGATGCAGAGAGTGAATGA
- a CDS encoding TonB-dependent receptor plug domain-containing protein, with translation MRNLPIIMTRFQQNRTLSALLLITSTAVAESQQAPLSANVSGINKSEFSTTERGGNSTVVYQAQFFAPYNPVTANDMLDRIPGLSLDGSDDSDDRGLGTGGNVLINGQRIAGKENSPSDLLGRISAGDVERIEIIRDTSGDLDVRGANQVVNIVLSDSASRSSTQAELILRLNHDDTFEAGASVSLSRQLGKLQALFNLEANPNFENRETRETRFAPDGDVIGTLFETNIRDQDNFRFSNNMSYNSGPHRMQLNTQISDNSYPRPIHRDFVDVVNSETFTRVEEELIDNTEKNWEVGGDYEYRFANNSRLQFLFIANEDVSDSVRERFASPPANPTAELSKNLFIESNEATTERIVQGNYSFALADDQSLRFGLERADTRLDSSLFIGSAGGTEPPSDRFGGLPPIPALNNPGTEVKEIRYEGFAFHNWTLNERMNLESSLVYETSEISQSGAVRQVRDFDFLRPAVDYRFNITDNFQLRASVRRNVSQLSFANFAATANEDDRDRNADAGNPELVPEKEWNYSVEAEYRLPEDAAVFSVSLFHADIEDFIGRINATTDPGIPLSAVGNIGRAERRGMTINASTRLGYWNLPDAIASLEVALSDSNATDPFLGTEQRIDGRGQADFEFRHDVPGLGLSYGMEYHYPFDGGYYEIDVATITRNDNAPYLNLFVSKVFFDDVTFRLESNDTLDDFRCRERQRFNGTTMEGALRLIEDSCSSRFRRLILTVQTVF, from the coding sequence ATGAGAAACTTGCCGATCATCATGACTCGCTTTCAGCAGAACCGGACCTTGAGTGCCTTGCTCCTGATTACATCGACCGCTGTTGCTGAATCACAGCAGGCGCCCCTGAGTGCGAATGTATCGGGGATCAATAAATCAGAATTCAGCACGACGGAACGGGGAGGCAATTCCACGGTTGTCTACCAGGCACAGTTCTTCGCGCCCTACAATCCCGTCACGGCCAACGACATGCTCGATCGCATTCCCGGCCTGTCGCTTGATGGCTCGGATGACAGCGATGACCGGGGCCTTGGTACTGGCGGCAACGTGCTGATCAACGGCCAGCGTATCGCGGGCAAAGAGAACTCGCCAAGCGATCTGCTCGGCCGCATCAGCGCTGGCGACGTTGAGCGCATCGAAATCATTCGCGACACGTCCGGAGATCTGGACGTGCGCGGCGCGAACCAGGTGGTCAACATCGTGCTCAGCGATTCCGCCTCGCGCTCCAGCACCCAGGCGGAGTTGATACTGCGCCTGAACCACGACGACACCTTTGAGGCCGGGGCCTCCGTTTCCCTCAGTCGCCAACTTGGCAAGCTGCAGGCGCTGTTCAATCTGGAGGCAAACCCGAATTTCGAAAACCGGGAGACCCGCGAGACCCGGTTCGCGCCGGACGGCGACGTCATCGGCACATTGTTCGAGACCAACATACGCGATCAGGACAATTTCCGGTTCTCCAACAACATGAGCTACAACAGCGGACCGCACCGCATGCAGCTCAACACACAGATTAGCGACAACAGCTATCCGCGGCCGATCCACCGTGACTTCGTCGATGTCGTGAACAGCGAGACCTTCACCCGTGTTGAGGAGGAACTCATCGACAACACGGAGAAGAATTGGGAAGTCGGCGGTGACTATGAGTACCGATTTGCGAACAACTCCCGCCTCCAGTTTCTGTTTATCGCCAACGAAGATGTGAGCGACAGCGTGCGGGAACGTTTCGCGTCGCCGCCGGCAAACCCCACAGCAGAGCTAAGCAAGAACCTGTTTATCGAATCCAACGAAGCCACGACCGAACGCATTGTTCAGGGCAACTACAGCTTTGCATTGGCGGATGACCAGAGCCTTCGCTTCGGGCTGGAGCGCGCCGATACACGACTCGACTCCAGCCTGTTCATAGGCAGCGCCGGGGGAACCGAGCCACCGTCGGACCGTTTCGGTGGCCTGCCGCCGATACCGGCGCTGAACAATCCGGGCACCGAAGTGAAAGAGATCCGCTACGAGGGTTTTGCCTTTCACAACTGGACACTGAACGAGCGCATGAACCTGGAAAGCAGTCTCGTGTACGAGACATCGGAAATATCCCAGAGCGGCGCTGTGCGACAAGTCCGTGATTTCGATTTTCTGCGTCCGGCCGTGGACTACCGGTTCAACATCACCGACAACTTCCAGTTACGTGCGTCCGTTCGCCGCAATGTGTCCCAGCTCAGCTTCGCCAACTTCGCCGCGACCGCTAACGAAGACGATCGCGACCGCAACGCCGATGCCGGAAACCCGGAGCTCGTGCCGGAAAAGGAATGGAACTACTCGGTGGAGGCCGAGTACCGCCTGCCCGAAGACGCGGCCGTGTTCAGCGTCAGCCTGTTCCATGCCGACATTGAAGATTTCATCGGCAGGATCAATGCCACTACCGATCCCGGCATACCCCTGTCCGCGGTCGGTAACATCGGGCGGGCCGAGCGCCGCGGCATGACCATCAACGCCAGCACTCGCCTCGGCTACTGGAATTTGCCCGATGCCATTGCCTCGCTGGAAGTCGCCTTGAGCGATTCCAATGCGACCGATCCGTTCCTCGGTACCGAGCAACGCATCGACGGCCGCGGTCAGGCCGATTTCGAATTCCGTCACGATGTTCCGGGCCTGGGACTGAGCTATGGCATGGAATACCACTACCCCTTTGACGGCGGTTACTACGAGATCGACGTCGCCACGATCACGCGCAACGACAATGCGCCTTACCTCAACCTTTTCGTCTCCAAGGTATTTTTCGACGACGTCACCTTTCGCCTGGAGTCGAACGACACGCTGGACGACTTCCGTTGCCGGGAGCGCCAGCGCTTCAATGGCACGACGATGGAAGGTGCGCTCCGGTTGATCGAGGACTCCTGCAGCAGCCGCTTCCGCCGCCTGATACTGACGGTTCAGACGGTGTTTTGA
- a CDS encoding COG4315 family predicted lipoprotein: MRTRCLTLLHSVLLLLLVSPATASEQPPANLSSPGEVALQQTQDGKYRYVYATTNVRLYVYDKDAPGKSNCTGGCALAWPPLAANEDDQSIGDWTVIEREGGAKQWAYKGQPVYRFYHDSANDPQGYRPEDGWHFLEP; the protein is encoded by the coding sequence ATGCGAACAAGATGCCTCACTCTGCTGCATAGCGTTCTGTTACTGCTACTGGTTTCCCCGGCGACCGCCTCTGAGCAGCCACCCGCCAATTTGTCATCGCCCGGTGAGGTTGCGTTGCAGCAGACTCAGGATGGCAAGTATCGGTACGTGTACGCCACCACGAACGTCCGGCTTTATGTTTATGACAAGGACGCACCCGGAAAGTCGAACTGTACGGGCGGGTGCGCGCTCGCTTGGCCACCGCTTGCCGCCAATGAGGATGACCAATCCATCGGCGACTGGACCGTTATAGAGCGGGAGGGTGGTGCTAAACAATGGGCCTACAAAGGACAGCCGGTTTACCGGTTTTACCACGATTCTGCGAATGACCCTCAAGGCTACAGGCCGGAAGATGGCTGGCATTTTTTGGAGCCATGA
- a CDS encoding HipA domain-containing protein, with protein MPNLIPLLLAGSRKSSELLDSFAGQRVALKRAYEKDAHRVLRLGRARATRYAARRTLAGLSSDEFPVFRVDSAGRIAPAGTLMTLEADESVWLPDETIVDGLPPEMHDIAPRGFLGRSFVRRHAELGLPNDVRDWSDNHVLRAISQRGEDLPGNLVVGRESFDRYQQLRANETAEKDFPARAMAALAGEHIGSSAGGEQPKFTALLDGQHRIVKFATNATDNARRWQDLLALEHVALQTLADAGIDAAESQLKDADGMRFLVITRFDRVAEQGRRAVLTLTAASGRANASWADAAYEMLQSKELNEAGFRRIALLDAFGAQIANTDRHLYNVSLFPSDHGYEVAPAYDQLPMAYAPPASGHLRMTLVDEAVPAVNTLDVWDEATVLASDFWRRAAELTLSDDMRMIVKQHVARL; from the coding sequence ATGCCAAACCTGATACCGCTCCTGCTGGCCGGATCACGCAAATCGAGCGAGCTGCTCGACAGTTTTGCGGGTCAACGCGTCGCCCTGAAAAGGGCCTACGAGAAAGACGCTCACCGAGTGCTCCGGCTTGGCCGGGCCCGGGCGACGCGCTACGCGGCCCGGCGAACGTTGGCCGGACTCTCATCTGATGAATTTCCGGTTTTCCGGGTTGATTCGGCGGGCAGGATCGCGCCAGCTGGTACGCTCATGACGCTCGAAGCCGACGAGTCCGTCTGGTTGCCTGACGAGACGATCGTCGATGGCCTGCCCCCCGAGATGCACGATATCGCGCCGCGCGGATTCCTGGGTCGGTCGTTCGTTCGTCGGCACGCTGAACTCGGGTTACCGAACGATGTGCGCGACTGGTCCGATAACCACGTTCTGCGAGCGATAAGCCAACGCGGTGAAGATCTCCCGGGCAACCTTGTAGTTGGCCGGGAATCGTTCGACCGGTATCAACAGTTGCGAGCCAACGAGACAGCCGAAAAGGACTTTCCGGCTCGCGCCATGGCGGCACTTGCTGGCGAGCATATCGGCTCATCTGCCGGTGGCGAACAACCAAAATTCACCGCACTACTGGATGGCCAACACCGGATCGTAAAATTTGCGACGAATGCAACTGACAACGCAAGACGCTGGCAAGACCTGCTTGCACTGGAACACGTGGCGTTACAAACATTGGCGGACGCAGGCATTGATGCCGCAGAATCCCAGCTGAAAGATGCTGATGGAATGCGATTCCTGGTTATCACTCGATTTGACCGGGTGGCCGAACAGGGGCGGCGTGCCGTCCTGACATTGACTGCGGCATCCGGTCGCGCCAATGCATCATGGGCCGATGCCGCCTACGAGATGCTGCAAAGCAAGGAACTCAATGAAGCTGGATTCCGGCGAATCGCACTGCTGGATGCGTTCGGTGCACAGATAGCCAACACTGACCGGCATTTGTATAACGTCTCGCTCTTTCCGAGCGATCATGGCTATGAAGTCGCGCCCGCCTACGATCAACTGCCAATGGCGTATGCACCACCTGCAAGTGGCCACCTGCGAATGACGCTTGTCGACGAAGCCGTGCCCGCCGTTAATACGCTCGATGTATGGGACGAGGCAACCGTGCTGGCAAGCGATTTCTGGCGACGTGCCGCCGAGCTGACGTTAAGCGATGACATGCGAATGATAGTCAAACAGCACGTCGCGAGGTTGTAG
- a CDS encoding serine/threonine-protein kinase, translating to MTVDKKRWKRLNAMLETALGLSGDERDRYIARECQGDEALQAELLELIALDDDQTGGLHSAIDGALRQALPSLSGGQADSRGDGEQNSASLSDLSFFQSEEFRPQAVQTLNKGNRIGQFEIQRLLGSGGMGEVYEALQLEPVQRTVAVKVIRYGAQDPGIMARFDSERQTLALMSHPAIAAVYDAGYAPDGRPYFAMELVDGVPIDAYLREHRLSLQKTLELLISVCRGVQHAHQRGVIHRDLKPSNILVIEQDGRPTPKIIDFGIAKAASTVNPDNEHMTQVGQLIGTLRYMSPEQADSMGVDVDTRSDVYAVGTIFYEILTGRHPLNPEAMSSASFAERQRAFREYDPLPPSRVTDSSTPAARSPSELKGDLDWILLKALQKDREQRYSSVGELARDLERHLKNEPVEASPPTARYRWSKFYRRNRIGVLAAAAVTASIIIGVAMGTVGFVRALAAEKEAVIQAEAAGEVSQFLVGLFEASDPNKGGSADTTARELLDRGAQQLDGRLNNQPNTKAQLLQTLGNVYEILGLLNESFDKRFEAAQVLASLENADPLRHASVLADLSVSYRRRGDFQDAHDMAEKALATFHGTRSNDGAAESYILSALGIAKLTLGKYEEAEPVLQDSLRLVSDAAPGSAGHATSAYNLAGLYNYMGRFSEAIPLVQQAIDIRLQIDPDAPRIGDMYDGMGILQLGLGQYGAAADSMKKGLEARRDYFGDDHYLVGLSLQNLAEVAYVQGDYLETAAMAAEAISISERAEGDIEWRHLAAQYELLAMASAPVGRLEQAYAAVSRAKALRAEYTPEDHPDALLAEHAEAMVMLEDGHYGEAAERLERILEHRQTGISADGLDLYEALVRAYTSTEQYPRAEALCKQSAEKLDLQNQADNLIAVRLKESCARFSRPTSNAAE from the coding sequence ATGACAGTAGATAAGAAAAGATGGAAACGCCTTAACGCGATGCTGGAAACGGCACTGGGCTTGTCTGGCGATGAGCGTGATCGCTACATTGCACGCGAATGTCAGGGTGACGAAGCCTTACAGGCAGAATTGCTGGAACTCATTGCGCTGGATGATGACCAAACCGGTGGCCTGCATTCCGCGATCGACGGTGCGCTAAGACAGGCGCTACCATCACTGTCCGGCGGGCAGGCGGATTCCCGCGGTGATGGCGAGCAGAATTCGGCGAGTCTCAGTGACCTGAGTTTTTTTCAGTCGGAGGAATTCAGGCCCCAGGCCGTGCAAACACTGAACAAGGGCAACCGGATCGGACAGTTTGAGATTCAGCGCCTGCTGGGCAGTGGCGGCATGGGTGAAGTGTACGAGGCGCTGCAACTGGAACCGGTACAGCGGACAGTGGCGGTCAAGGTCATCCGCTACGGCGCTCAGGATCCGGGCATCATGGCGCGCTTCGATTCAGAACGACAAACTCTCGCCCTCATGAGTCATCCCGCAATCGCAGCCGTGTACGACGCCGGTTACGCACCTGACGGCAGGCCGTACTTTGCGATGGAACTCGTTGACGGTGTGCCGATTGATGCCTATCTGCGCGAGCATCGCTTGTCACTGCAGAAGACACTCGAACTCTTGATCAGTGTGTGTCGCGGGGTTCAGCATGCTCATCAACGCGGCGTCATACATCGCGATCTTAAACCGTCCAATATTCTGGTCATCGAACAGGACGGCCGGCCAACGCCCAAGATTATCGACTTCGGCATAGCCAAAGCCGCCTCAACCGTTAACCCTGACAATGAACACATGACGCAAGTCGGACAGCTCATTGGCACCTTGCGTTACATGAGCCCGGAGCAGGCAGATTCCATGGGTGTTGATGTTGATACCCGCAGCGACGTCTATGCAGTCGGAACGATCTTCTACGAGATCCTGACCGGCCGTCATCCGCTGAATCCTGAGGCGATGTCATCAGCGAGCTTTGCAGAACGTCAGCGTGCGTTCCGCGAGTATGACCCGCTACCGCCCAGTCGTGTCACGGACAGCAGTACTCCAGCCGCCCGCTCGCCGTCAGAACTCAAAGGCGACCTGGACTGGATTTTGCTCAAAGCACTGCAGAAGGACCGGGAACAACGTTACAGCTCAGTGGGCGAACTGGCGCGCGACCTGGAACGTCACCTCAAGAACGAACCGGTTGAAGCGAGTCCACCGACGGCCCGTTATCGCTGGAGCAAGTTTTATCGCCGCAATCGCATCGGCGTACTCGCTGCCGCTGCCGTTACCGCGTCCATCATTATCGGCGTGGCGATGGGTACCGTGGGTTTCGTTCGGGCACTGGCCGCCGAAAAGGAAGCGGTGATACAGGCTGAGGCGGCCGGTGAAGTGTCGCAGTTTCTTGTCGGCCTGTTTGAAGCATCCGACCCCAACAAGGGCGGCTCGGCTGACACCACGGCGCGGGAGTTGCTGGATCGCGGTGCGCAGCAACTCGATGGTCGTTTGAACAATCAGCCAAACACGAAGGCGCAACTTCTGCAGACGCTTGGCAACGTGTATGAAATTCTCGGACTCCTGAACGAATCTTTTGACAAGCGATTCGAGGCTGCCCAGGTACTTGCCAGCCTGGAGAACGCCGACCCATTGCGGCATGCATCCGTACTCGCGGACCTGTCGGTGAGCTACCGGCGACGCGGCGACTTTCAGGATGCACACGATATGGCCGAGAAAGCGCTGGCCACGTTTCACGGAACCCGATCTAACGACGGTGCTGCAGAGAGTTATATTCTGAGCGCACTCGGTATTGCGAAGCTTACGCTGGGAAAATACGAGGAAGCGGAGCCGGTGTTGCAGGACTCGTTGCGACTGGTCTCGGATGCCGCACCGGGCAGCGCAGGCCACGCCACCAGCGCTTACAATCTCGCGGGTTTGTACAACTACATGGGTCGCTTTTCGGAAGCGATTCCGCTGGTCCAGCAGGCCATTGATATCCGACTGCAGATCGATCCGGATGCGCCGAGAATCGGTGACATGTATGACGGCATGGGAATTCTGCAGCTGGGCCTCGGCCAGTACGGTGCGGCGGCGGACTCCATGAAAAAAGGGCTAGAGGCGCGTCGCGACTATTTTGGTGACGATCACTACCTGGTGGGCTTAAGCCTGCAAAACCTTGCTGAAGTCGCTTACGTCCAGGGAGATTATCTCGAGACTGCCGCGATGGCAGCAGAAGCGATTTCTATTTCGGAGCGTGCGGAAGGCGATATCGAATGGCGGCACCTGGCGGCACAGTACGAACTACTCGCCATGGCCAGCGCTCCTGTCGGCCGGTTGGAGCAGGCGTATGCAGCAGTGTCCAGAGCCAAAGCGCTGCGCGCCGAGTACACACCCGAAGATCACCCGGATGCGTTGTTGGCCGAGCATGCCGAGGCAATGGTAATGCTTGAGGATGGGCATTATGGGGAGGCCGCCGAACGCCTGGAGCGCATTCTGGAGCATCGACAAACAGGCATCAGTGCCGATGGTCTGGACCTTTACGAGGCCCTGGTCCGGGCATACACATCGACCGAACAATACCCGCGTGCCGAGGCGCTGTGTAAGCAGTCAGCGGAAAAACTGGACCTGCAGAATCAGGCCGATAATTTGATTGCAGTTCGATTGAAAGAAAGCTGTGCACGCTTTAGCCGACCGACATCAAACGCTGCGGAGTAA
- a CDS encoding FAD-dependent oxidoreductase yields the protein MAFERAEIETDRKVRERLLTFVVVGGGPTGVEMAGAISEVARKALSKGFRRIDPRTARVLLIEAGPRLLSSFTPAMPEYARNALEKLGVDIRLGDAVTQCSADGVQVKDGNIPATTIIWAAGVAASPAANWLQAHKDRNDRVIVDRK from the coding sequence ATGGCGTTTGAACGCGCAGAAATTGAGACCGACAGGAAGGTACGCGAGCGATTGCTGACTTTTGTTGTAGTGGGCGGTGGCCCGACCGGTGTCGAAATGGCGGGGGCAATCTCCGAGGTTGCACGTAAGGCTCTGTCAAAGGGTTTCCGGCGCATCGATCCGCGAACGGCGCGCGTGTTGCTCATTGAAGCAGGACCAAGATTGCTGTCATCGTTTACGCCAGCAATGCCTGAGTACGCGCGGAACGCTCTGGAGAAACTCGGCGTAGACATCAGGCTCGGTGACGCAGTAACGCAGTGCTCTGCAGACGGCGTGCAGGTGAAGGACGGGAACATACCCGCGACAACGATAATCTGGGCCGCCGGTGTCGCGGCCTCGCCCGCCGCGAACTGGCTGCAAGCTCACAAAGACCGCAACGATCGCGTCATTGTTGATCGCAAGTAG
- a CDS encoding PKD domain-containing protein, whose product MKTIRTMTREAGSWIPATVRMMAVAVVMAALGACGGGGGGGDSGGSGGGGGNPPSVTAEPRAMGNIGSAISLSASASDPDGDTIAYSWRQDSGVAVSGQSGFDSATPSFTAPDVVDTLVFTVTATAGGQSDSATVHVIVVEDMDTAVFVDGNATSTGDGSIDDPYASLFNAVTSSADTSDFYIRSLPDDRTYTLWPNRDESRLLRAQSFYGGYDQNWERDPVGNPSPVNSDGSGLQLGFIHSPTTISGISLEVDAPESDLSGFALHGIALLSGDSPVVIENNSVVVHGPDGSFNNKRVEIFAITLQQLADVHLLDNIIEAGDGTLADDAVARGGSGQNGADGTDAREGTNANGGAGGAQTGVGWNGGDGGDGARTSFAGGESGERGSGRTSPVVTSGGSGGHGGYYNTDNQTEGPGGDGDDGDDGLRGSSGAGGIGRESVSLVGSPNVGWGANGSNGWAGGGGGGGGGGSGASAGRNGGGGGGGGEGGDGGAFGYGGSPGGASVAVVIKDVVNALIARNHLTSGTGGTGGMGGTGAPGGAGGSGGAGAPANFGSNAHGGDGGDGGNGGQGGYGGGGAGGPSYGIWVGSDIAPVIEENTIITGRGGDGAPPRLSYEASSAGGGGWAYGIIDSDVGDGVTPVVSNNTITAGTGGANGAPSVNPQGDSGEMRLQ is encoded by the coding sequence GTGAAGACAATCAGAACAATGACACGGGAGGCAGGTAGTTGGATTCCGGCTACCGTGAGGATGATGGCGGTTGCTGTCGTAATGGCCGCACTTGGCGCCTGTGGTGGCGGTGGCGGCGGTGGTGACAGCGGCGGCAGCGGTGGCGGCGGTGGCAACCCGCCGAGTGTCACGGCTGAGCCACGCGCAATGGGCAACATCGGCAGCGCGATCTCCTTATCGGCATCCGCAAGCGACCCCGACGGCGACACGATTGCCTACTCGTGGCGCCAGGACAGCGGCGTTGCCGTTAGCGGTCAATCCGGCTTCGACAGCGCCACGCCCAGCTTCACGGCACCGGATGTCGTCGACACGCTGGTGTTTACCGTCACGGCTACCGCCGGCGGTCAGTCCGATTCGGCAACTGTTCACGTGATCGTGGTTGAAGACATGGACACGGCCGTTTTTGTCGACGGCAATGCCACCAGCACGGGTGATGGTTCCATCGACGACCCCTATGCCAGCCTGTTCAACGCGGTAACCTCAAGTGCCGATACAAGCGACTTCTACATTCGCTCACTGCCTGACGACAGAACCTACACGCTGTGGCCCAATCGCGATGAATCGCGGTTGCTGCGTGCGCAGAGCTTTTACGGTGGTTACGATCAGAACTGGGAACGGGATCCTGTCGGCAATCCGTCTCCGGTCAACTCCGATGGTTCAGGGTTGCAACTGGGATTCATCCATTCGCCAACGACCATTTCCGGGATTTCACTGGAGGTGGACGCTCCCGAAAGCGACCTCTCTGGGTTTGCGCTACACGGCATTGCGCTCTTAAGCGGCGACTCGCCTGTGGTCATCGAGAACAACTCGGTCGTTGTACACGGCCCGGATGGCAGCTTTAACAACAAGCGCGTGGAAATCTTCGCCATCACCCTGCAGCAGCTTGCCGACGTCCATTTGCTCGACAATATCATCGAAGCCGGCGACGGGACGCTGGCCGACGACGCCGTAGCCCGCGGCGGCAGTGGTCAAAACGGTGCCGATGGTACGGATGCGAGGGAAGGCACCAATGCCAACGGTGGGGCCGGCGGCGCACAGACCGGTGTCGGTTGGAACGGTGGCGATGGTGGCGACGGCGCACGTACCAGTTTCGCTGGCGGCGAAAGTGGGGAACGTGGCAGTGGCCGGACTTCACCGGTCGTCACAAGCGGTGGCAGCGGCGGCCATGGCGGCTACTACAACACGGATAACCAGACCGAAGGACCCGGCGGTGACGGCGACGATGGCGACGATGGCCTTCGCGGCAGTTCCGGCGCTGGCGGCATCGGGCGTGAATCCGTCAGCCTGGTCGGTTCCCCGAACGTGGGCTGGGGCGCAAACGGCAGCAACGGTTGGGCCGGCGGTGGCGGTGGCGGTGGTGGCGGTGGTTCCGGCGCCAGTGCTGGCCGCAACGGCGGTGGTGGTGGCGGTGGTGGCGAAGGCGGCGATGGCGGCGCCTTTGGCTACGGCGGATCCCCCGGTGGCGCTTCGGTGGCGGTTGTCATCAAGGATGTCGTTAACGCCCTCATCGCCCGCAATCACCTCACCTCCGGCACGGGCGGTACCGGCGGCATGGGTGGCACCGGCGCACCGGGCGGTGCCGGTGGCTCGGGCGGCGCTGGGGCACCGGCCAACTTCGGCAGTAATGCCCACGGTGGCGACGGCGGCGATGGCGGTAATGGCGGTCAGGGCGGTTACGGCGGCGGCGGTGCCGGCGGTCCGTCTTACGGCATCTGGGTAGGCTCCGACATTGCGCCGGTCATCGAAGAAAACACGATCATTACCGGGCGCGGCGGCGACGGCGCCCCACCCCGGCTGTCGTACGAAGCCTCATCCGCCGGCGGCGGTGGCTGGGCCTACGGCATCATCGATTCGGACGTAGGGGACGGTGTAACGCCGGTCGTCAGTAACAACACGATCACGGCGGGTACGGGAGGCGCGAACGGCGCGCCTTCGGTCAATCCGCAAGGAGACAGCGGCGAGATGCGTTTGCAGTAA